The Eleginops maclovinus isolate JMC-PN-2008 ecotype Puerto Natales chromosome 3, JC_Emac_rtc_rv5, whole genome shotgun sequence genome includes a region encoding these proteins:
- the atp2c1 gene encoding calcium-transporting ATPase type 2C member 1 isoform X1, giving the protein MLKKREPLLSERQQFSEDETMVPVLTSRKASELPVNEVVCVLQADLQVGLLEEEVNRRRAYHGWNEFDISEEEPLWRKYISQFKDPLIMLLLASAVISILMRQFDDAISITVAIIIVVTVAFVQEYRSEKSLEELGKLVPPECHCIREGNLEHRLARELVPGDTVCLSVGERVPADLRLVEATDLSVDESSLTGETSPCSKSTLPQPASSNGDIASRSNIAFMGTLVRCGRAKGIVIGTGENSEFGEVFKMMQAEEAPKTPLQKSMDLLGKQLSLYSFGIIGVIMLVGWLQGKRILDMFTIGVSLAVAAIPEGLPIVVTVTLALGVMRMVKKRAIIKKLPIVETLGCCNVICSDKTGTLTKNEMTVIQLFTSDGLHAEVTGVGYNGAGDVLVDGEIIHGFSCPSVSKIVEVGCVCNDSVIRNQNLLGRPTEGALIALAMKMGLEGLQQDFERVEELPFSSEQKWMAVRCVHRTLQDKPAVYFIKGAYEQVIRLCSCYNSRGSTLPLNHQQRELYQQQISYMGSAGLRVLAFASGSELGSLTFLGLVGIIDPPRSGVKEAIGKLINSGVAIKMITGDSQETAVSIASRLGLYSKGCRCLSGDEVDRLDLQQLSSVVSRIAVFYRASPRHKLKIVKSLQNIGAVVAMTGDGVNDAVALKAADIGVAMGRTGTDVCKEAADMILVDDDFQTIMSAIEEGKGIYNNIKNFVRFQLSTSIAALTLISLATLMNFPNPLNAMQILWINIIMDGPPAQSLGVEPVDQDVIRQPPRNVRDSILTRSLLSKVLLSALIIVCGTLFVFWRELQDNVITPRDTTMTFTCFVFFDMFNALSSRSQTRLVYELGFCSNRTFCFSVLGSIMGQLLVIYFPPLQSVFQTESLSITDLLFLVSLTSSVCVVSEAVKVLERWRGAPRSPPSDCFHEV; this is encoded by the exons ATGCTGAAGAAACGGGAGCCGCTG CTTTCCGAGAGACAACAATTCAGTGAAGATGAGACCATGGTCCCAGTACTAACCTCCAGAAAGGCCAGTGAACTCCCCGTCAACGAAgttgtgtgtgtcctgcag GCGGACCTGCAGGTGGGTctgttggaggaggaggtgaaccGGAGGAGAGCATACCACGGCTGGAACGAGTTTGACATCAGTGAGGAGGAGCCGCTATGGAGGAAGTACATCTCACAG TTCAAAGATCCTCTCATCATGCTGCTTCTGGCGTCGGCCGTCATCAGCATCCTGATGCGGCAGTTCGATGACGCCATCAGCATCACTGTG GCCATCATCATCGTGGTGACGGTCGCCTTCGTCCAG gAATATCGCTCAGAGAAGTCTCTAGAAGAACTCGGGAAGCTGGTTCCTCCAGAATGTCACTG CATCAGGGAGGGGAACCTGGAGCACCGTCTGGCCCGTGAGCTGGTTCCTGGAGACACCGTATGTCTATCGGTGGGGGAGAGGGTCCCGGCAGACCTGCGCCTCGTggag gCAACCGACTTGTCCGTGGATGAGTCCAGTCTGACGGGGGAGACGTCGCCCTGCTCCAAGTCAACCCTCCCCCAGCCAGCCTCCTCCAACGGAGACATCGCATCCCGCAGCAACATCGCCTTCATGGGGACACTGGTGCGCTGCGGCCGGGCCAAG GGCATCGTGATCGGGACCGGAGAGAATTCAGAGTTTGGGGAAGTTTTCAAGATGATGCAAGCAGAAGAG gcTCCTAAAACCCCGCTGCAGAAGAGCATGGACCTGCTGGGGAAGCAGCTGTCGCTCTACTCCTTCGGCATCATTG gAGTGATCATGCTGGTGGGATGGCTGCAGGGGAAGAGGATCCTCGACATGTTCACCATCGGAGTCAG tCTGGCGGTGGCGGCGATCCCTGAGGGATTACCGATCGTGGTGACGGTGACGCTGGCGCTCGGTGTGATGCGCATGGTGAAGAAGAGAGCCATCATCAAAAAACTCCCCATCGTAGAGACGCTGG GCTGCTGTAACGTGATCTGCTCAGACAAAACGGGAACTCTGACGAAGAACGAGATGACGGTCATTCAGCTGTTCACGTCGGACGGACTCCACGCCGAG GTGACAGGTGTGGGCTATAACGGAGCCGGAGACGTGTTGGTGGACGGGGAAATCATCCATGGCTTCTCCTGCCCCTCCGTCAGCAAGATCGTGGAG gttggatgtgtgtgtaacGACTCGGTCATCAGGAATCAGAATTTGCTGGGACGACCGACGGAGGGAGCGCTCATCGCCCTCGCCatgaag atgggTCTGGAGGGTTTGCAGCAGGACTTTGAGCGTGTGGAGGAGCTTCCCTTCTCCTCGGAGCAGAAGTGGATGGCGGTGCGCTGCGTTCACCGCACGCTGCAG gATAAGCCTGCAGTGTACTTCATTAAGGGGGCCTACGAGCAGGTGATCCGTCTCTGCAGCTGCTACAACAGCAGAGGCTCCACCCTCCCCCTGAACCACCAGCAGAGGGAGCTGTACCAGCAGCAGATCAGCTACATGGGCTCTGCAGGCCTCAGGG TGCTGGCGTTTGCGTCTGGCTCGGAGCTGGGCAGCCTGACCTTCCTGGGTCTGGTGGGCATCATCGACCCCCCGAGGTCGGGGGTCAAAGAGGCCATCGGGAAGCTTATCAACTCCGGGGTCGCCATCAAGATGATCACCGGGGACTCGCAGGAGACCGCCGTGTCCATCG CCAGTCGCCTGGGTCTGTACTCAAAAGGCTGCCGCTGTCTCTCCGGAGATGAGGTGGATCGCCtggacctgcagcagctctccaGCGTCGTCTCCAGG aTAGCCGTGTTTTATCGAGCCAGTCCCCGACACAAGCTGAAGATCGTCAAG TCTCTGCAGAACATCGGCGCCGTGGTGGCCATGACGGGCGACGGCGTGAACGACGCCGTGGCGCTGAAAGCGGCCGACATCGGCGTGGCGATGGGTCGGACCGGCACCGACGTCTGCAAGGAGGCGGCCGACATGATCCTGGTGGACGACGACTTCCAGACCATCAT GTCCGCCATCGAGGAAGGAAAGGGGATTTATAACAACATCAAAAACTTTGTGCGCTTCCAGCTGAGCAC GAGCATCGCTGCTCTGACGCTCATCTCCTTGGCGACGCTGATGAACTTCCCTAACCCGCTGAACGCCATGCAGATCCTGTGGATCAACATCATCATGGACGGCCCCCCCGCACAGAG tcttgGCGTGGAACCGGTGGATCAGGATGTGATCCGGCAGCCCCCCCGTAACGTGCGGGACAGCATCCTGACGCGCAGCCTGCTCAGCAAAGTGCTGCTGTCAGCGCTCATCATCGTCTGCGGGACGCTCTTCGTCTTCTGGAGGGAG ttgcAGGACAACGTGATCACTCCTCGAGACACGACGATGACTTTCACCTGCTTCGTCTTCTTCGACATGTTCAACGCGCTCAGTTCCCGCTCTCAG actCGGTTGGTGTATGAGCTGGGTTTTTGCAGTAACAGGACGTTCTGTTTCTCGGTCCTGGGCTCCATCATGGGTCAGCTGCTCGTCATCTATTTCCCCCCCCTGCAGAGCGTCTTCCAGACCGAGAGCCTCAGTATCACAG ACCTGCTGTTCCTGGTGAGCCTCACCTCCTCCGTGTGCGTCGTCTCCGAGGCCGTCAAGGTGTTGGAAAGGTGGAGGGGAGCCCCGAGGAGCCCCCCCTCCGACTGCTTCCACGAGGTATGA
- the atp2c1 gene encoding calcium-transporting ATPase type 2C member 1 isoform X2: MVPVLTSRKASELPVNEVVCVLQADLQVGLLEEEVNRRRAYHGWNEFDISEEEPLWRKYISQFKDPLIMLLLASAVISILMRQFDDAISITVAIIIVVTVAFVQEYRSEKSLEELGKLVPPECHCIREGNLEHRLARELVPGDTVCLSVGERVPADLRLVEATDLSVDESSLTGETSPCSKSTLPQPASSNGDIASRSNIAFMGTLVRCGRAKGIVIGTGENSEFGEVFKMMQAEEAPKTPLQKSMDLLGKQLSLYSFGIIGVIMLVGWLQGKRILDMFTIGVSLAVAAIPEGLPIVVTVTLALGVMRMVKKRAIIKKLPIVETLGCCNVICSDKTGTLTKNEMTVIQLFTSDGLHAEVTGVGYNGAGDVLVDGEIIHGFSCPSVSKIVEVGCVCNDSVIRNQNLLGRPTEGALIALAMKMGLEGLQQDFERVEELPFSSEQKWMAVRCVHRTLQDKPAVYFIKGAYEQVIRLCSCYNSRGSTLPLNHQQRELYQQQISYMGSAGLRVLAFASGSELGSLTFLGLVGIIDPPRSGVKEAIGKLINSGVAIKMITGDSQETAVSIASRLGLYSKGCRCLSGDEVDRLDLQQLSSVVSRIAVFYRASPRHKLKIVKSLQNIGAVVAMTGDGVNDAVALKAADIGVAMGRTGTDVCKEAADMILVDDDFQTIMSAIEEGKGIYNNIKNFVRFQLSTSIAALTLISLATLMNFPNPLNAMQILWINIIMDGPPAQSLGVEPVDQDVIRQPPRNVRDSILTRSLLSKVLLSALIIVCGTLFVFWRELQDNVITPRDTTMTFTCFVFFDMFNALSSRSQTRLVYELGFCSNRTFCFSVLGSIMGQLLVIYFPPLQSVFQTESLSITDLLFLVSLTSSVCVVSEAVKVLERWRGAPRSPPSDCFHEV; this comes from the exons ATGGTCCCAGTACTAACCTCCAGAAAGGCCAGTGAACTCCCCGTCAACGAAgttgtgtgtgtcctgcag GCGGACCTGCAGGTGGGTctgttggaggaggaggtgaaccGGAGGAGAGCATACCACGGCTGGAACGAGTTTGACATCAGTGAGGAGGAGCCGCTATGGAGGAAGTACATCTCACAG TTCAAAGATCCTCTCATCATGCTGCTTCTGGCGTCGGCCGTCATCAGCATCCTGATGCGGCAGTTCGATGACGCCATCAGCATCACTGTG GCCATCATCATCGTGGTGACGGTCGCCTTCGTCCAG gAATATCGCTCAGAGAAGTCTCTAGAAGAACTCGGGAAGCTGGTTCCTCCAGAATGTCACTG CATCAGGGAGGGGAACCTGGAGCACCGTCTGGCCCGTGAGCTGGTTCCTGGAGACACCGTATGTCTATCGGTGGGGGAGAGGGTCCCGGCAGACCTGCGCCTCGTggag gCAACCGACTTGTCCGTGGATGAGTCCAGTCTGACGGGGGAGACGTCGCCCTGCTCCAAGTCAACCCTCCCCCAGCCAGCCTCCTCCAACGGAGACATCGCATCCCGCAGCAACATCGCCTTCATGGGGACACTGGTGCGCTGCGGCCGGGCCAAG GGCATCGTGATCGGGACCGGAGAGAATTCAGAGTTTGGGGAAGTTTTCAAGATGATGCAAGCAGAAGAG gcTCCTAAAACCCCGCTGCAGAAGAGCATGGACCTGCTGGGGAAGCAGCTGTCGCTCTACTCCTTCGGCATCATTG gAGTGATCATGCTGGTGGGATGGCTGCAGGGGAAGAGGATCCTCGACATGTTCACCATCGGAGTCAG tCTGGCGGTGGCGGCGATCCCTGAGGGATTACCGATCGTGGTGACGGTGACGCTGGCGCTCGGTGTGATGCGCATGGTGAAGAAGAGAGCCATCATCAAAAAACTCCCCATCGTAGAGACGCTGG GCTGCTGTAACGTGATCTGCTCAGACAAAACGGGAACTCTGACGAAGAACGAGATGACGGTCATTCAGCTGTTCACGTCGGACGGACTCCACGCCGAG GTGACAGGTGTGGGCTATAACGGAGCCGGAGACGTGTTGGTGGACGGGGAAATCATCCATGGCTTCTCCTGCCCCTCCGTCAGCAAGATCGTGGAG gttggatgtgtgtgtaacGACTCGGTCATCAGGAATCAGAATTTGCTGGGACGACCGACGGAGGGAGCGCTCATCGCCCTCGCCatgaag atgggTCTGGAGGGTTTGCAGCAGGACTTTGAGCGTGTGGAGGAGCTTCCCTTCTCCTCGGAGCAGAAGTGGATGGCGGTGCGCTGCGTTCACCGCACGCTGCAG gATAAGCCTGCAGTGTACTTCATTAAGGGGGCCTACGAGCAGGTGATCCGTCTCTGCAGCTGCTACAACAGCAGAGGCTCCACCCTCCCCCTGAACCACCAGCAGAGGGAGCTGTACCAGCAGCAGATCAGCTACATGGGCTCTGCAGGCCTCAGGG TGCTGGCGTTTGCGTCTGGCTCGGAGCTGGGCAGCCTGACCTTCCTGGGTCTGGTGGGCATCATCGACCCCCCGAGGTCGGGGGTCAAAGAGGCCATCGGGAAGCTTATCAACTCCGGGGTCGCCATCAAGATGATCACCGGGGACTCGCAGGAGACCGCCGTGTCCATCG CCAGTCGCCTGGGTCTGTACTCAAAAGGCTGCCGCTGTCTCTCCGGAGATGAGGTGGATCGCCtggacctgcagcagctctccaGCGTCGTCTCCAGG aTAGCCGTGTTTTATCGAGCCAGTCCCCGACACAAGCTGAAGATCGTCAAG TCTCTGCAGAACATCGGCGCCGTGGTGGCCATGACGGGCGACGGCGTGAACGACGCCGTGGCGCTGAAAGCGGCCGACATCGGCGTGGCGATGGGTCGGACCGGCACCGACGTCTGCAAGGAGGCGGCCGACATGATCCTGGTGGACGACGACTTCCAGACCATCAT GTCCGCCATCGAGGAAGGAAAGGGGATTTATAACAACATCAAAAACTTTGTGCGCTTCCAGCTGAGCAC GAGCATCGCTGCTCTGACGCTCATCTCCTTGGCGACGCTGATGAACTTCCCTAACCCGCTGAACGCCATGCAGATCCTGTGGATCAACATCATCATGGACGGCCCCCCCGCACAGAG tcttgGCGTGGAACCGGTGGATCAGGATGTGATCCGGCAGCCCCCCCGTAACGTGCGGGACAGCATCCTGACGCGCAGCCTGCTCAGCAAAGTGCTGCTGTCAGCGCTCATCATCGTCTGCGGGACGCTCTTCGTCTTCTGGAGGGAG ttgcAGGACAACGTGATCACTCCTCGAGACACGACGATGACTTTCACCTGCTTCGTCTTCTTCGACATGTTCAACGCGCTCAGTTCCCGCTCTCAG actCGGTTGGTGTATGAGCTGGGTTTTTGCAGTAACAGGACGTTCTGTTTCTCGGTCCTGGGCTCCATCATGGGTCAGCTGCTCGTCATCTATTTCCCCCCCCTGCAGAGCGTCTTCCAGACCGAGAGCCTCAGTATCACAG ACCTGCTGTTCCTGGTGAGCCTCACCTCCTCCGTGTGCGTCGTCTCCGAGGCCGTCAAGGTGTTGGAAAGGTGGAGGGGAGCCCCGAGGAGCCCCCCCTCCGACTGCTTCCACGAGGTATGA